TTTTTGATAAAATTGCCCGGAAGATGAATTTAGGATATCCAGGGGGTCCTATTGTTGAAAAGATGGCCCTTGAAGGACAGGAAACAATTGACTTCCCAAGGGCATGGCTTGAACCGAACAGCTTTGATTTTAGCTTCAGCGGTTTAAAGACTTCAGTTATAAATTATCTCCACAAAAAAGAACAAATAGGAGAAGAAATAAATGTTCCTGATATAGCTGCAAGCTTCCAGAAGGCTATATTTGAGGTTCTCATAACAAAAACCATCAGGGCTGCAGAAGCCAAAAATGTTAAAATCATAGTGCTGGCCGGTGGAGTTGCAGCTAATACCTATTTTAAAAACTTGATGACACAGGAGGCAGGCAAAAAGGGGATAAAGGTATATTATCCATCACCAGTTTTATGCACAGATAATGCAGCCATGATTGCCTGTGCAGGCTATTACAACCTTTTAAGGGGCAAAACCGCCAATCTTGATCTTAATGCTGTTCCCAATCTCCAGATGGAGCTTGAAATGTGACAGGATTTCTAAATCTAATTGCAAGCCATTTACAGGTACCAGGTCCCATAAATACTTAGGACTTAAGTACCTGTTAGGAATAATTAGTAACATGTAATTGTGAGGAATGTGGAAAACTCCTTCAGGTTTTGGGGGTCAATTAACTTGACTGTGGATGATGGATTATAGAATAAAGGTTCGATTGCCTGTGGATATGTGGATAAATACTGTGGATAAAGAGTATGCTGTAAGAAAAAGTGTGGAAAGCAGGTTAACATAAAAAGACAAAATGGATTATCAAAAACAATTACTATTACAAAATGTCCATAAATTTAATATCTTACCGGTCACCTCAGTATGCAACACCTCGTGTATTTTTTGTTCCCATAAACAAAACCCCGGCAATTTACAGGTATACAGTTTTGGCAGCCTATCCATGGAGACCATTGATTTGCTGCTGTCTTTTTTGGACAAGAACAAGAAAATCATCATCGGGGAATCGGCTACAAGGCTTATAGAAGGGGAACCCTTCTGCAATCCGAATTTTAAGGAAATTTTATCTAAATTAAGACGCACTTTCCCAGATACACCCCTGTCAATCACCACTAATGGCATAATCCTTGATGATGAATGGTTTAAGTTTTTAACAGATATTAAACCATTAGAGATAAACTACTCAATAAACTGTATAAACCCAAAAAACAGAAAAATCATCATGGGCAGCAGAGTAACAAATAATCCTGAATATGTCCTGGGAAAACTGGCATCCCACTCAATCAATTATCATGGAAGCCTGGTGGCCATGAACTGGTTGACAGGCTGGGAGGAGCTTGAGGAAACCATCGCCCTGGTGGACAAAAATGCTGGCTCAACAATACGTGTGTTTCTTCCTGGTCATACAAAATTAGCACCACAAAGCCTTAGGTTTCCCCAAAGTTATGAATATGAACTAAGGGATAGTGTGGAAAAGCTTAGAACAAGATACAGTATTCCAATAACCCTGGAGCCGTCCCTTATTACCAATTTGGAACCTGAAGTAATTGGAGTTATCAAGAATTCACCAGCTGCTTTATGCGGAATTATCAAGGGGGATATTATAAAACAGGTGGATGGTGTTAATGTTTTAACAAGATATGACGCTTTTAGCCTTGTGAGAAAAAAGGCCAATACGAATTTAAAGCTTTTAAGGAAGGGAACTGGGATTCACATAGAGATGCTTAAAGCAGCAGGGGAAGCCTCGGGACTTGTAATGGACTATGACATTGACAGCTCAATTAGAGAGGATATTAGAAGAATTTGTATTAGGAATAGAAGAAAAAAAATTTGGATTATGGCTTCTAAGCTGGGTGCTCCCATTCTCAGGGAGCTTTTAAAAGACATGGATGCAGAAGCAGAGGTTGTGGAAACAGAAAATTTATTTTTTGGCGGCTCAATTGTGTGTGCAGGCTTATTGACAGTTGATGATTTTCTAATGGCTTATGAAAAGATCAGAGCTAGAGCTGCACAAGGGAACGTATTAGTCCTGCCGGCCATAGCCTTTGACCAGCAGGGCAGGGATTTAACAGGCTGCTATTATCATGAGGTTGAGAAAGAAACAGGCATAAGTACTATATTACTTTAATAACCTTTCCATGGATAACCATGGACTTTCAAAAATTATTAAGGTATTCTACTTACATTGAAAGGTTTTGTGAAAGTTAATTTTTTTATGTTTTATGTAAGGCTAATTAATAAAAGGAATCTATAATTTATTGTCGAATACCAGTTTTTATAGGTTTTTTCCTGGAAAACCTATACCTACTTTATGTAAAATATTAGTATATATTTAATTTTACTAGCAGTTGAAATTTATAGTGAATTCATAAATTTTGGGTTTTTGGAGAATGGAAGGAGGCAAAAACATGTGTCAATGCTGCTGTTCCAATCAGACAGTTGTGGATCCTAAAAGCCAACAACTAGAAGAGGCGCTAAAAAAGTACAGCGGTAAAAAAGGAGCGCTAATACCAGTACTACAAGAGGCGCAGGATATATATGGGTATCTACCGGAAGAGGTCATGGTGGAAATTGGGGAAAAGCTCAGTATTCCTGTAAGCAAGGTCTATGGTGTAGCTACTTTTTACGCTCAGTTTCACTTAAAACCAAGGGGCAGAAACATCATTAGAATTTGTTTAGGAACTGCGTGTCATGTAAGGGGAGGAGCCAAGATCTTAGAAAAACTAGAAGAGACACTGCAGATAAAAGACGGCGAGACAACGCAAGACTTGGA
The DNA window shown above is from Desulfitibacter alkalitolerans DSM 16504 and carries:
- the tsaD gene encoding tRNA (adenosine(37)-N6)-threonylcarbamoyltransferase complex transferase subunit TsaD — encoded protein: MLVLGIETSCDETSAAVISNGNKILSNVISSQISTHQPYGGVVPEIASRKHLENIIPVISEAMDQADISFKELDAIAVTYGPGLAGALLVGVSAAKALAYSLGKPLIGVNHLDGHIYASFLEHTIQMPLVCLVVSGGHTSLVYMEDHDHRILLGATRDDAAGEVFDKIARKMNLGYPGGPIVEKMALEGQETIDFPRAWLEPNSFDFSFSGLKTSVINYLHKKEQIGEEINVPDIAASFQKAIFEVLITKTIRAAEAKNVKIIVLAGGVAANTYFKNLMTQEAGKKGIKVYYPSPVLCTDNAAMIACAGYYNLLRGKTANLDLNAVPNLQMELEM
- a CDS encoding radical SAM protein, with the translated sequence MDYQKQLLLQNVHKFNILPVTSVCNTSCIFCSHKQNPGNLQVYSFGSLSMETIDLLLSFLDKNKKIIIGESATRLIEGEPFCNPNFKEILSKLRRTFPDTPLSITTNGIILDDEWFKFLTDIKPLEINYSINCINPKNRKIIMGSRVTNNPEYVLGKLASHSINYHGSLVAMNWLTGWEELEETIALVDKNAGSTIRVFLPGHTKLAPQSLRFPQSYEYELRDSVEKLRTRYSIPITLEPSLITNLEPEVIGVIKNSPAALCGIIKGDIIKQVDGVNVLTRYDAFSLVRKKANTNLKLLRKGTGIHIEMLKAAGEASGLVMDYDIDSSIREDIRRICIRNRRKKIWIMASKLGAPILRELLKDMDAEAEVVETENLFFGGSIVCAGLLTVDDFLMAYEKIRARAAQGNVLVLPAIAFDQQGRDLTGCYYHEVEKETGISTILL
- the nuoE gene encoding NADH-quinone oxidoreductase subunit NuoE codes for the protein MCQCCCSNQTVVDPKSQQLEEALKKYSGKKGALIPVLQEAQDIYGYLPEEVMVEIGEKLSIPVSKVYGVATFYAQFHLKPRGRNIIRICLGTACHVRGGAKILEKLEETLQIKDGETTQDLEFTLESVACIGACGLAPVIMINDDTHGRLTPDAVSKVIKQYQ